Proteins encoded by one window of Salvia splendens isolate huo1 chromosome 5, SspV2, whole genome shotgun sequence:
- the LOC121805731 gene encoding DNA polymerase delta subunit 4-like, with amino-acid sequence MASTGVKGFFREKKKGKPGAAKKSNKSASFGSDVVQPPALISHATLDLQEEYDEKEEVLRQFDMNMAYGPCIGMNRLDRWERANKFGLNPPAQVENLLRMEKANGLCLWDGRA; translated from the exons ATGGCGTCGACGGGGGTCAAAGGATTTTTCcgagagaaaaagaaaggaaagcCAGGAGCGGCGAAGAAGAGCAACAAATCCGCCTCTTTCGGCTCCGACGTTGTCCAGCCCCCGGCTCTAATCTCCCATGCTACTCTCGATCTTCAAG AAGAGTATGATGAGAAAGAGGAGGTTCTGAGGCAATTTGACATGAACATGGCTTATGGGCCCTGCATAGGGATGAACCGTCTGGATCGCTGGGAGCGAGCTAATAAATTTGGTCTAAACCCGCCCGCGCAAGTTGAAAATCTGCTCAGGATGGAAAAAGCTAATGGCCTATGCTTGTGGGATGGTCGTGCTTAG
- the LOC121805502 gene encoding chaperone protein DnaJ-like isoform X2: MDSNSNLKPPTPTYKDYYTILQVDYDATDHNIRLNYRKLALKWHPDKHKGDAAATSIFQEINEAYSVLSDPDKRLEYDLNGNYEIDKYTLREYLARFKGMILTCNGLGMTQVPNIKMPIAVVVVLYYGGLGNVCARQSVHSLS, from the exons ATGGATTCCAATTCCAATCTCAAACCCCCTACCCCTACTTACAAG GATTACTACACGATCTTACAAGTCGATTATGATGCAACTGACCACAACATCCGCCTCAATTACCGCAAGCTCGCCTTG AAGTGGCATCCTGACAAGCACAAGGGTGATGCTGCTGCTACCTCTATATTTCAAGAAATTAATGAAGCTTATTCTG TGTTAAGTGATCCAGATAAGAGACTTGAATATGATTTGAATGGAAATTATGAGATCGACAAGTATACTCTACGG GAATATTTAGCCAGATTCAAAGGAATGATACTCACTTGTAATGGTCTTGGTATGACCCAAGTCCCAAACATCAAAATG CCTATTGCAGTAGTTGTAGTACTATATTATGGTGGTCTTGGAAATGTATGTGCAAGACAGTCTGTTCATTCACTTTCGTAA
- the LOC121805502 gene encoding dnAJ-like protein slr0093 isoform X4, with the protein MDSNSNLKPPTPTYKDYYTILQVDYDATDHNIRLNYRKLALKWHPDKHKGDAAATSIFQEINEAYSVLSDPDKRLEYDLNGNYEIDKYTLREYLARFKGMILTCNGLGMTQVPNIKMVTGTNGTQ; encoded by the exons ATGGATTCCAATTCCAATCTCAAACCCCCTACCCCTACTTACAAG GATTACTACACGATCTTACAAGTCGATTATGATGCAACTGACCACAACATCCGCCTCAATTACCGCAAGCTCGCCTTG AAGTGGCATCCTGACAAGCACAAGGGTGATGCTGCTGCTACCTCTATATTTCAAGAAATTAATGAAGCTTATTCTG TGTTAAGTGATCCAGATAAGAGACTTGAATATGATTTGAATGGAAATTATGAGATCGACAAGTATACTCTACGG GAATATTTAGCCAGATTCAAAGGAATGATACTCACTTGTAATGGTCTTGGTATGACCCAAGTCCCAAACATCAAAATG GTCACAGGCACTAATGGAACTCAATGA
- the LOC121805502 gene encoding dnAJ-like protein slr0093 isoform X3, whose amino-acid sequence MDSNSNLKPPTPTYKDYYTILQVDYDATDHNIRLNYRKLALKWHPDKHKGDAAATSIFQEINEAYSVLSDPDKRLEYDLNGNYEIDKYTLREYLARFKGMILTCNGLGMTQVPNIKMPIAVVVVLYYGGLGNVTGTNGTQ is encoded by the exons ATGGATTCCAATTCCAATCTCAAACCCCCTACCCCTACTTACAAG GATTACTACACGATCTTACAAGTCGATTATGATGCAACTGACCACAACATCCGCCTCAATTACCGCAAGCTCGCCTTG AAGTGGCATCCTGACAAGCACAAGGGTGATGCTGCTGCTACCTCTATATTTCAAGAAATTAATGAAGCTTATTCTG TGTTAAGTGATCCAGATAAGAGACTTGAATATGATTTGAATGGAAATTATGAGATCGACAAGTATACTCTACGG GAATATTTAGCCAGATTCAAAGGAATGATACTCACTTGTAATGGTCTTGGTATGACCCAAGTCCCAAACATCAAAATG CCTATTGCAGTAGTTGTAGTACTATATTATGGTGGTCTTGGAAAT GTCACAGGCACTAATGGAACTCAATGA
- the LOC121805406 gene encoding uncharacterized protein LOC121805406: MEENKAQQQQQLLQQQLLMQQIQRQKDAMSRFPSNIDAHLRPQGQAQAQHPSLLQSRPLTNPNPNPNPNSAPQQPNQLHPNPNPNPNPNSSSAPTTVINQHQQQQQQQHKASLQLAYQDAWRVCHPDFKRPFSSLEDACERLLPYHVVADYEAEEDDKILDTATTGQILSRSQQWDNNIAAKVAEFTATFEKQVLAFNIISRKRGLGEFRTEEKLMMEQFLLQEEKRSLLELRAEMDSRQKASRESHEANMRMAAVAHDQARAESQVHAEIMARAPIRGSALGSRGNSTISDMGEQEQDFHQDEIMNGWGSNAQKDDREPSEDFLNDDETENGDNALQSEWPEGGELDLNAR; encoded by the exons ATGGAAGAAAACAAGGCACAGCAACAGCAGCAATTGTTGCAGCAACAGCTGCTGATGCAACAGATCCAAAGGCAGAAAGATGCCATGTCACGGTTCCCCTCCAACATCGACGCCCATCTCCGCCCTCAGGGTCAGGCGCAGGCTCAGCACCCCTCTCTTCTCCAATCCCGCCCTCtcactaaccctaaccctaatcctaatcctaatTCTGCTCCCCAACAACCGAATCAGCTCCACCCCAATCCCaacccaaaccctaaccctaattccTCTTCTGCACCGACTACTGTAATTAACCAGCACCAGcaacaacagcagcagcagcacaaGGCTTCTCTCCAGCTTGCTTATCAAGACGCTTGGCGTGTCTGTCATCCCGACTTCAAGCGCCCTTTCTCTTCCCTCGAGGATGCCTGCGAGAG GCTATTACCATACCATGTCGTGGCAGACTATGAAGCAGAGGAAGATGACAAGATCCTTGATACAGCCACCACAGGCCAAATTCTTTCTCGCTCTCAGCAGTGGGACAATAACATTGCTGCCAAAGTAGCAGAATTCACAGCTACATTCGAGAAGCAAGTCCTGGCATTCAACATTATTTCCCGCAAGCGGGGTCTTGGGGAGTTTCGGACTGAAGAAAAGTTGATGATGGAGCAATTCCTCTTACAAGAGGAGAAGCGGTCACTGCTGGAATTAAGGGCGGAAATGGATTCGAGGCAAAAGGCTAGTCGAGAAAGTCATGAAGCAAATATGCGGATGGCAGCCGTGGCACATGATCAAGCTCGTGCAGAATCACAAGTGCATGCAGAAATTATGGCCCGGGCTCCGATAAGAGGAAGTGCACTTGGTTCTCGTGGTAATAGCACGATTTCTGACATGGGTGAGCAGGAGCAGGATTTCCATCAGGATGAAATTATGAATGGGTGGGGGAGCAATGCACAGAAAGATGATAGGGAGCCATCTGAAGACTTTTTGAATGATGATGAAACAGAAAATGGAGATAATGCTTTGCAAAGCGAGTGGCCTGAAGGAGGTGAGTTAGATCTGAATGCAAGATAA
- the LOC121805730 gene encoding RNA polymerase sigma factor sigA-like, with the protein MIMATAVVGLHTATGKSLLRLGATSYYSDLSAERLNCSTDPSTTTSSSSSINFISSSGDKSRSRRRPHSIKALRDPHPCLSDPDHLVDAVLLLQKSMLEKQWNLAPKTEVTCSGTSARRRRLESTKRVEKPIMNPELLRRGYVKSDQLLTHAQVVQLSHKIKAGLALEERRARLKQRLGCEPSDEQLAASLRMSRANLQSKMIECSLAREKLAMSNIRLVMSIAQRYDNMGAEMPDLIQAGLIGLLRGIEKFDSSKGFKISTYVYWWIRQGVSRALVESSRTLRLPTHLHERLTLIRNAKARLEERGVTPSVDRIAESLNMTERKVRNATEAVSKVFSLDREAYPSLNGLPGETLHSYIADTHIENNPWTGVDEWALKDEVDKLISVTLREREQDIIRLYYGLDNECLTWEDISRRIGLSRERVRQVGLVALEKLKHAARKSGLETMLVQH; encoded by the exons ATGATCATGGCCACTGCCGTCGTCGGACTGCACACCGCCACCGGAAAAAGCCTCCTCCGCCTCGGCGCTACCTCCTACTACTCCGATCTCTCCGCCGAAAGGCTCAATTGCTCCACAGatccctccaccaccacctcctcttcctcctccatcAATTTCATCTCCTCCTCCGGCGATAAATCGCGCTCACGACGCCGCCCGCACTCCATCAAAGCCCTAAGAGATCCTCACCCCTGCCTCTCCGATCCAGATCATCTCGTCGATGCGGTGCTTCTACTGCAGAAATCTATGCTCGAGAAGCAATGGAATCTCGCCCCTAAAACTGAGGTCACTTGTTCCGGAACATCCGCCCGCCGCCGCAGGCTGGAATCCACGAAGAGAGTTGAGAAGCCGATTATGAATCCCGAGCTTCTTCGCAGAGGCTATGTCAAGAGCGACCAGCTCCTCACTCATGCCCAAGTCGTTCAGCTCTCGCACAAAATCAAAGCCGGCCTTGCCTTGGAAGAGCGGAGGGCCAG GCTGAAGCAGAGATTAGGCTGCGAGCCCTCGGATGAGCAGCTTGCGGCCTCCCTGAGAATGAGCCGTGCTAATCTGCAGTCGAAGATGATTGAGTGCTCGCTGGCCAGAGAGAAGCTGGCGATGAGCAATATCCGGCTCGTCATGTCTATTGCTCAACGATACGACAACATGGGTGCTGAAATGCCTGATCTTATTCAGGCCGGACTCATTGGATTGCTACGCGGGATTGAGAAGTTTGATTCCTCAAAGGGATTCAAGATCTCTACCTACGTGTATTGGTGGATAAGACAGGGTGTTTCGAGAGCTTTAGTCGAGAGCTCTAGAACCCTAAGGCTGCCAACGCATTTACACGAAAGGCTAACTTTGATCAGAAATGCAAAGGCTAGGCTTGAAGAAAGAGGAGTAACTCCATCTGTTGAT AGAATTGCTGAGAGTCTCAACATGACTGAGAGGAAAGTGAGGAATGCTACTGAG GCAGTCAGCAAGGTTTTCTCTCTTGACAGAGAAGCATACCCCTCTTTAAATGGTCTTCCTGGTGAAACTCTTCATAGC TACATTGCAGATACTCACATCGAGAATAACCCATGGACTGGAGTCGATGAGTGGGCACTTAAG GATGAAGTAGATAAACTTATTAGTGTGACGTTGCGAGAAAGGGAACAGGATATTATCCGTCTATACTATGGCCTAGATAATGAATGCCTCACTTGGGAAGACATTAGCAGACG CATAGGTTTGTCGAGAGAGAGAGTAAGGCAGGTTGGGCTCGTGGCGCTGGAGAAATTAAAACATGCTGCCAGGAAAAGCGGATTGGAGACAATGTTGGTGCAACACTGA
- the LOC121805502 gene encoding chaperone protein DnaJ-like isoform X1, with translation MDSNSNLKPPTPTYKDYYTILQVDYDATDHNIRLNYRKLALKWHPDKHKGDAAATSIFQEINEAYSVLSDPDKRLEYDLNGNYEIDKYTLREYLARFKGMILTCNGLGMTQVPNIKMPIAVVVVLYYGGLGNVCARQSVHSLSSQALMELNDLKEN, from the exons ATGGATTCCAATTCCAATCTCAAACCCCCTACCCCTACTTACAAG GATTACTACACGATCTTACAAGTCGATTATGATGCAACTGACCACAACATCCGCCTCAATTACCGCAAGCTCGCCTTG AAGTGGCATCCTGACAAGCACAAGGGTGATGCTGCTGCTACCTCTATATTTCAAGAAATTAATGAAGCTTATTCTG TGTTAAGTGATCCAGATAAGAGACTTGAATATGATTTGAATGGAAATTATGAGATCGACAAGTATACTCTACGG GAATATTTAGCCAGATTCAAAGGAATGATACTCACTTGTAATGGTCTTGGTATGACCCAAGTCCCAAACATCAAAATG CCTATTGCAGTAGTTGTAGTACTATATTATGGTGGTCTTGGAAATGTATGTGCAAGACAGTCTGTTCATTCACTTTC GTCACAGGCACTAATGGAACTCAATGATTTAAAGGAAAATTGA
- the LOC121802329 gene encoding cysteine proteinase inhibitor 6-like encodes MQLTMTHLCFFFLFLLGAHSLSSSLSHSDLGFCSDQPTDNMATLGAPRDSNSDVHSLAKFAVDHHNNKENMLLELVRVVKAQEQVVAGTIHHLTLEVTDAGKKKLYEAKIWVKPWEDFMQLQEFKHVGDVPSFTPSDLGAKKEEDVPGWKSVPVHDPVVQDAAHHAVKTIQERSNSLLPYELSEIVHANAEVVESSAKFAMLLKVKRGGKEEKFKVEVHKNDEGGFQLNKMDADH; translated from the exons ATGCAATTGACAATGACACACCTCTgtttcttcttccttttcttaCTCGGTGCCCAttccctctcttcctctctttcCCATTCCGATTTAGGGTTTTGCTCCGATCAACCCACCGATAACATGGCTACTCTCGGCGCTCCACGCGATTCCAACTCCGATGTCCATTCTCTCGCCAAATTTGCCGTTGATCACCACAACAATAAAGAG AATATGCTGCTTGAGCTAGTCAGGGTCGTCAAGGCGCAAGAGCAAGTGGTCGCTGGCACGATCCATCACCTTACCCTCGAAGTTACCGACGCCGGGAAGAAGAAACTGTATGAGGCCAAAATCTGGGTTAAACCATGGGAGGATTTTATGCAGCTTCAAGAGTTCAAACATGTTGGCGATGTTCCTTCCTTTACTCCATCCGATCTCGGTGCTAAGAAGG AAGAAGATGTGCCTGGCTGGAAATCAGTGCCGGTGCATGATCCTGTTGTTCAAGATGCTGCTCACCATGCTGTCAAGACCATCCAGGAGAGATCTAACTCTTTACTTCCTTATGAACTTAGTGAGATTGTACACGCTAATGCAGAG GTTGTTGAATCATCTGCCAAATTTGCCATGCTTCTGAAAGTGAAGAGAGGTGGTAAAGAGGAGAAGTTTAAGGTTGAGGTGCATAAGAACGATGAAGGTGGTTTCCAATTGAATAAGATGGATGCTGATCACTAA
- the LOC121805501 gene encoding uncharacterized sugar kinase slr0537-like — protein sequence MALSPPSPTLRKLSPFISLSESNSFPLFNRTPLRPPTCPLPILSNSNFSSSTDALLYVCRCVSEAGDLGISDFDDHESPHTLPHHLPDTWHVLGLGQAMVDFSGMVDDEFLDRLGLEKGTRKVVNHEERGRILRAMDGCSYKAAAGGSLSNTLVALARLGAQPIGGPSLNVSMAGSVGSDPLGGFYRSKLRRANVNFLSAPVKDGTTGTVIVLTTPDAQRTMLAYQGTSSRVNYDSCLASLMSKTSILVVEGYLFEFPDTIKTIAMACQEARKCGALVAITASDVSCIERHYDDFWDIMANYADVIFANSDEARTLCHFSSKESPISATRYLSHFVPFVSVTDGHRGSYVGVKGESVYIPPNPCVAVDTCGAGDAYASGILYGLSRGVSDSRSIGMLASKVASVVVSQQGTRLGVEDAAKLAESFAFHCQSKS from the exons ATGGCTCTCTCTCCCCCATCCCCCACACTAAGAAAACTGTCCCCTTTCATCTCCCTATCCGAATCCAATTCATTCCCCCTTTTCAACCGGACACCCCTTCGCCCCCCCACATGCCCTCTTCCAATCCTTTCCAACTCTAACTTTTCCTCCTCCACGGATGCTCTGCTTTACGTCTGTCGTTGTGTCTCTGAAGCTGGAGACCTAGGAATTTCCGATTTCGACGACCACGAATCCCCCCACACTCTTCCCCATCACTTGCctgacacgtggcacgtccttGGCCTCGGCCAAGCTATG GTGGACTTTTCGGGAATGGTCGATGATGAATTTCTTGATAGACTCGGATTAGAAAAGGGTACAAGGAAAGTGGTGAATCATGAAGAAAGAGGTAGAATTTTACGGGCCATGGATGGATGCAGCTATAAAGCTGCTGCGGGTGGTTCTCTGTCCAACACCTTGGTTGCCTTGGCGAGGCTTGGTGCTCAACCTATTGGAGGACCTTCGCTGAATGTTTCCATGGCAGGCAGTGTTGGAAGTGATCCCTTAGGTGGATTCTACCG ATCAAAACTTCGGCGAGCAAATGTGAATTTTCTTTCGGCACCAGTGAAGGATGGAACTACTGGCACAGTTATTGTTCTCACAACTCCGGATGCTCAACGAACAATGCTTGCTTACCAG GGTACGTCTTCAAGAGTAAACTATGATTCATGCTTGGCTAGCTTGATGTCCAAAACAAGTATTTTAGTTGTTGAAGGATACTTATTCGAATTTCCAGACACAATCAAAACAATTGCCATGGCATGTCAGGAGGCCCGCAAATGTGGTGCTCTTGTTGCGATTACAGCATCAGATGTCAGCTGCATTGAGAGACATTATGATGACTTCTG GGACATCATGGCAAATTATGCAGATGTAATCTTTGCCAACAGTGATGAAGCCAGGACTTTGTGTCATTTTTCCTCGAAAGAAAGCCCCATCTCTGCCACTAGGTACCTGAGCCATTTTGTTCCGTTTGTTTCAGTGACAGATGGCCATAGAGGCTCTTATGTTGGTGTGAAGGGAGAATCTGTTTACATACCTCCAAATCCTTGCGTCGCAGTGGACACATGTGGGGCTGGGGATGCCTATGCATCTGGCATATTGTATGGTTTGTCACGTGGTGTATCTGATTCGAGAAGTATTGGCATGTTAGCTTCAAAGGTCGCATCTGTAGTTGTTTCACAGCAAGGAACTCGGTTAGGGGTAGAAGATGCTGCTAAGTTGGCTGAGTCATTTGCATTCCATTGCCAGAGCAAGAGCTAA